A genomic segment from Cyprinus carpio isolate SPL01 chromosome A4, ASM1834038v1, whole genome shotgun sequence encodes:
- the LOC109048872 gene encoding uncharacterized protein LOC109048872 yields the protein MCSPRFLDIPGLIDQDFTMMFGEEVSGRFLAKWPTYFKPRLLADCKNRTSNEHVEELLSAQQNSNESGWDSDLSSVLLLVHLLPPTSKGHKKSAKISSYQAVNHVARYLKIGTSVEAFLGSLEPGQPFLLCVGEQKNNIQRFYVIVDQKAIPCKEQTSLAAFDELFKAHFIFSVNYHESLNSFYTFIQTTVFNIDLGSTKESPRVKELRARLFHTNI from the exons ATGTGTTCCCCGCGGTTTCTCGACATCCCCGGCTTG ATTGACCAAGATTTTACCATGATGTTTGGAGAAGAGGTTTCTGGCAGATTTTTGGCAAAATGGCCGACGTACTTCAAACCCAGGCTCCTGGCAGACTGCAAGAACCGGACTTCTAATGAGCATGTTGAAGAACTCTTGTCTGCGCAGCAAAACTCAAATGAGTCTG GCTGGGACAGTGACCTGTCAAGCGTTCTACTGCTGGTTCACCTGCTCCCCCCTACGTCAAAAGGCCACAAGAAGAGTGCTAAGATTAGCTCATATCAAGCTGTCAACCATGTGGCGAGATATCTTAAG ATTGGAACCAGTGTTGAGGCCTTCCTAGGGAGCTTGGAACCAGGACAGCCCTTCCTCCTCTGTGTTGGTGAACAGAAGAACAACATTCAGAGGTTCTATGTCATCGTTGACCAGAAGGCCATTCCTTGCAAGGAGCAAACATCCCTGGCAGCTTTCGATGAGCTTTTCAAGGCACACTTCATCTTCAGTGTTAACTACCATGAATCCCTCAACAGCTTCTACACATTCATCCAAACCACAGTGTTTAACATCGACTTGGGAAGTACCAAGGAAAGTCCCAGAGTAAAGGAACTCAGAGCAAGGCTGTTTCACACTAATATTTGA